The DNA segment AGATTGTCCATACTGAGTGACATTCATACAGAAATTCAAGACAAGAACAAAAGCTACCAGAGAATGGTGGCTTTTTCTTTTTTGGAGAGGGAGCAAAACAATGACGCTCAAGTAGAAAAATGATATTTTTTAGAAAATATTGTAACTTTTTGTAAGAACTGCTCGTTTTTTCTAATGGGATGAATCGATCCCCTCGATGGAATGAGATTTTATTAAGGAGGAGTTTATTTTGCCTATTCCTATAAAAGAAAACAAGCGGTACATTGCTGGGATTGATGGATTAAGGGCTATAGCTGTCCTTTCCGTCATAGCCTATCATCTAAATGTAAGTTGGGCTCCAGGTGGGTTATTAGGAGTGGTGATATTCTTTGTTTTATCAGGTTATTTAATTACAGATCTTATCGTTATGGAGTGGGAGGAAAATGGTTCTATTAATCTAAAAAAATTCTGGCATAGAAGAATACGAAGGTTATTTCCTGCACTAATTGTGATGGTGATTGTAGTCATGGCGTGGATTACTCTATTCAATTGTGCCATCATCCCAAATATAAGAGGTGATTTACTAGCTTCTCTTTTTTATATAAGCAATTGGTGGTTTATTTTTCATAAAATCTCTTATTTTTCTAGTTTCGGAACGCCATCTCCCTTTACACATTTATGGTCTTTAGCAGTGGAAGAACAATTTTATATCCTTTGGCCATTGCTATTAATTTTGGGCTTAAAGGTTTTTAGACGAAGAACATCGATATTGTGGGTCACACTGATCATCGCAATAATCTCTATATCTCTTATGGGATTGAATTATAAAGTAGGGACAGACCCAAGTAGAATTTATTATGGAACAGATACAAGGCTTTTCTCGCTTCTATTTGGAGCATTTCTTGCATTGATTTGGCCTAGTCGAAAGCTCTCCAAACGTGCGCCAAGATTTGCCATCATTACTTTAGATGTAGCAGGTAGTTTAAGTTTTGTCATATTAATAGTAATGATTTGGAAAACCAACCAGTTTGAAGCGTTTCTATATAGAGGCGGAATGGTCCTAACGTCATTAGCGGCATTAATCTTGGTTGCTACATTGGCACACCCAGGCAGTCATCTTAGTAAACTACTTGGATTCAAGCCGCTTCGATGGATTGGTGTTCGTTCCTACTCCATGTATCTTTGGCACTATCCCATTATTGTCTTAAGCAATCCTGTAGCTAATAATGAAGAATTAAATATTCTTCGTATGACATTACAGGTTTTCGGAATTTTTTTACTATCTGCACTGTCATGGCGTTATATAGAAAATCCCATAAGACGTGGAGCTATTGGTAAATTTCTAAACAATCGTGAACCTACAAAACCATTGTTTAAACAGGTTTCTCTTCTTCAAAAGCTTCTATTGGTTTTGTCCCTTTTAACCATAGGAATTTCCTTTTGGGGAATGTCGTCGTCTGCTTCCGAAAGCAAGAATCACAGGACAAATGATATTCAGTTAATAACAACCGAACGAAAAAAATGGCAGGATAAAGACAATGAGCAAAAGAACAATAGTTCTCCTAGTAAGGAAGCGAATAATGGTCAAGTGGAGGAAAAAAAGTCGGGTCCTGTGTCAGGAGTAGATGAAACAAGCATTACAGCAATTGGAGATTCCGTTATGCTTATGGTGGCTCCTTATTTAAAAAAAGAGTTTCCGGAGATTGTCATAGATGCAAAAGTTGGGCGTCAAATGAGAGATGCTTCTACTGTCATACAACGCTTAAAATCAGAAGGTAAATTAGGTGATAAAGTGATCATAGAATTAGGAACAAATGGTCCAATTGATAAAAATCAGCTTGTTTCTTTAATAGACTCTCTGGGTAATAGAAAGAAAATTATTTTAGTGAACTCACGGGTACCCCGTCCTTGGGAAAGTAAGGTGAATTCAATTCTAAGAGAGGTTACGGCATCGTCCTCTAGAATTTCTTTGGTGAATTGGTATGATGCGAGTATGGGAAAAGATTCATACTTTTATTCAGATGGCGTACATCCAAATATAAAAGGCTCTCAGATTTATGCCTCACTTATAGCAAAAGCAGCAATAAAAAAATGACGTATGCTAATTCATACGTCATTTCTAGTGTCGTCTATTATTTTTCCTTATGCCTCAGTTACCGCATTTTCCGTAATCGAACGTTCCACGCTTTCTAGATGTTCCTTCATACATTGCTGTGCTAACTCTGAATTTTTCTGTTTGATTGCTTGTAAAATTCTCGTGTGTTCTTGAACGGATTGTAAGGCACGACCAGGAATTTGCATGGTTTTACTTCGTGACTCAGACAATAAATCAATTAGATAATTCATAATCCCGGTTAAAACGGTATTCTTTGAGTTATTGGCTATTGTTATATGAAATTTATGGTCCAATTCAGCTAATCTCGTATAATCTATTTTTCCTTTGACGATTTCATTTGCTTCATTCACAATATGCTCTAACTCAGTGAATTGGTCGTTAGTCGAGTTTTCAATTGCCCACTTGACGGTCCATTCTTCGAGGATCTTTCGGACAGAGAAAAAGTCTTTAATCTGTTCAGTTGAGACAAAAAGTGCTTCCGTCACCTTTTGAATTTGATGTTCGGGTGAGGCAACAAATACGCCTGTTCCATGCTTCACTTGTAGGTACCCATAGGCTTCGAGAATTTTGTAGGCTTCCCTCACCGTATTTCTACTGACGGAAAGCTCGATCCCCATCTCTCTTTCTCCTGGTATTCGTTCCCCGACTTGGTATTCTCCAGCTTGAATTTTTCTCTTAATACTGTCTGCTACCTGTTCAGAAATTCCTTTTCTATTAAATTCCACGTTATCACTGCTCCCTCCGTTAAAATCGAAGCGCACTTTATGTTTTTAATAATCTAGTACCTTTATACTAGTTGCTCTTAATTTTATTTAAGCACTCAGTAAATAACTTGTAAATGGTTTCCATCAATTTTTGGATTTTATTGGTTAGGTGACCCAACCAGTACCAGTGTATTTTCATTAAACCATTTTTATTATTACTAAGCAATAAATATTTTTAATAGGAAAAATAATATTTGATTTTTTAGAAAATTGAAATATAATTAATTTAGTGGTTGGGTGACTGAACCATATTAGGAGGGAGGAGTACATACTATTACTAGCTAACCAGGTTGATTTTTTAAAAATTTGAAAGGGCTTACAAATTGGTAGGGAGGTTAAGAAATGAAAAAAGCTTCTGTCTTCGTTCTCATAGTGTTAACCTGTTTATTCATGATTACCGGCTGTTCCAGTACCAGTACGGCAACAAGTAAAGGCACAGATGCAGAGTATGTTTTAAGGCTCGGACATTTGCAGACAGAAACTCATCCTTATCATAAGGGAGCTTTAAAGTTTAAAGAGCTAGTTGAGAAAGAATCAAAAGGGAGAATTAGAATTGATATTTTTCCTAGCAGCCAGTTAGGAAACGGGAGGGACCAGATTGAGGGAGCCCAAATCGGATCGATTCACTTCCACATAGGTTCCGTTGCACCAGTGACTAATTTTGCCCCGAAGTTTAATGTACTCAATCTTCCTTATTTAT comes from the Neobacillus sp. PS2-9 genome and includes:
- a CDS encoding acyltransferase family protein gives rise to the protein MPIPIKENKRYIAGIDGLRAIAVLSVIAYHLNVSWAPGGLLGVVIFFVLSGYLITDLIVMEWEENGSINLKKFWHRRIRRLFPALIVMVIVVMAWITLFNCAIIPNIRGDLLASLFYISNWWFIFHKISYFSSFGTPSPFTHLWSLAVEEQFYILWPLLLILGLKVFRRRTSILWVTLIIAIISISLMGLNYKVGTDPSRIYYGTDTRLFSLLFGAFLALIWPSRKLSKRAPRFAIITLDVAGSLSFVILIVMIWKTNQFEAFLYRGGMVLTSLAALILVATLAHPGSHLSKLLGFKPLRWIGVRSYSMYLWHYPIIVLSNPVANNEELNILRMTLQVFGIFLLSALSWRYIENPIRRGAIGKFLNNREPTKPLFKQVSLLQKLLLVLSLLTIGISFWGMSSSASESKNHRTNDIQLITTERKKWQDKDNEQKNNSSPSKEANNGQVEEKKSGPVSGVDETSITAIGDSVMLMVAPYLKKEFPEIVIDAKVGRQMRDASTVIQRLKSEGKLGDKVIIELGTNGPIDKNQLVSLIDSLGNRKKIILVNSRVPRPWESKVNSILREVTASSSRISLVNWYDASMGKDSYFYSDGVHPNIKGSQIYASLIAKAAIKK
- a CDS encoding FadR/GntR family transcriptional regulator; this translates as MEFNRKGISEQVADSIKRKIQAGEYQVGERIPGEREMGIELSVSRNTVREAYKILEAYGYLQVKHGTGVFVASPEHQIQKVTEALFVSTEQIKDFFSVRKILEEWTVKWAIENSTNDQFTELEHIVNEANEIVKGKIDYTRLAELDHKFHITIANNSKNTVLTGIMNYLIDLLSESRSKTMQIPGRALQSVQEHTRILQAIKQKNSELAQQCMKEHLESVERSITENAVTEA